The nucleotide sequence CAACGCCCGCCCGCGAAAGGAATTTGAACAAACTAGTTCAGCACATTTGCCAGTTTTATGAGCCTTTGTTGTCTGCAGCGGACGCATTTCAATCAGCTTGACTGGGTGACCAGCTTGAGCAATTTGCCAGGCTGCCTCACTTCCCGCTAACCCTGCGCCGATAATTGTAACACATTGTTTTTTCATGTAGATTCTGATTCAATACCACCAATCGATATTTAGGGAAATTAGTAGGATTTTACATGGCCTTAGAAATTACAATGCCGCAGCTCAGCGATACGATGAGTGAAGGGACGATTATTAAATGGTATAAGCAAGTCGGTGATAGCGTTAAGCGTGGCGACGCGTTAGCTGAAGTTGCAACTGATAAAGCCAATCTAGAAATTGAATCTTTTAATGAAGGGACAATCTTGAGGATTGATGCTCAAATCGGTGCTGCTGTTAAAGTTGGCGCAGTGATTGCTATTCTTGGAAAGCCCGGCGAGCAGGTTGCAGAAAAATCAACTACTGAAAAATCAAACACTGAAACCCACAAACCCCTGACTGGCGGGCAAGTGAGTCCACAAGTGCAAGTGCCTACTACGCCACAGTCAAGTCTCAAGGAGCCAAGTCTAAAACAGTCTAGTTATTTTCAGTCGCCGAGTGTTTCTGACGAGCGAATTAAAATTTCTCCACTGGCAAAAAATGTAGCCAAATCACATGGAATTGACGTTTCGACATTGCAAGGCACTGGCGAAGGTGGACGAATCGTGCGCCGCGATATTGAACAAGCTTTACAGGCACCGTCAGTAAGCCAACCTGCGCAACGCACTCCGCAGAATTTTTCAGCTACTCAATCAGTGCCGGCGCAAATTTTCATTAGTGGGGCAACTAAAACAGAGCCACTTTCCAAGATGCGTCAAACGATTGCAACGCGGATGGTTGAAAGTGTTACAACGATTCCGCATTTCTATGTCACAACTAAGATTTGCATGGATGCAGCGGTCGAAATGCGTGAAAGCCTAAAGACGCTCCCGCAATATGAAGGCTTAAGTTATAACCATATTATTATTAAAGCTGCGGCACTTGCCTTGCAAAGGCATCCGATCATTAACTCCTGCTATCGCGAGGGCAGCGTTTATCAGCCAGGTGCAATTAACATTGGTATCATCACTGCAGTACCCGGGGGCTTATTGATTCCAATTGTTAAGCACGCCGATCAACTTTCGCTTGCGGATATTGTAGTTGAGTCGCGTGGCCTAGTGCAGCGTGCACGTGCGGGCAAACCGAAGGCTGATGATTTGGTTGATGGAACGTTTTCGATTTCCAATATGGGAATGTTTGATGTTGAGAACTTTACCGCAATTATTAATCCAAGCCAGGGGGCGATTATTGCTGTGAGTGCAATTCAAAAAGAACCAATCGTTGAGGGCACTGTAATCCGCCCCGCAGCGGTAATGCGAGTTACTGCCTCTGTTGACCATCGCATCATTGACGGCGTAATGGCGGGTGAATTTCTATCTGAGTTAAAGCGAATTTTAGAGCAGCCAATTTTTGTTTTAGCATAGCTACGATGTTAACCGTTATTGACCGTTCGCAACCAAGCAGTTCAATCCCCGAAGCCTATGATCGGACGTTAAGATTGCAACTTGATTTACTGGAAGAGAAAGCAGCTAATCGTGGACTTGAAGATTATTTAATCTATGTCGAGCATGACCATGTTTATACGACTGGAAGAGGCACAGAACTTGTTGTGGCAGGTCAAACTCAAGTTCCAACAATTGAAATTAGTCGCGGAGGGCAGGCGACCTATCATGGGCCAGGACAACTTGTTGCCTATCCAATTTTTGATTTAAATCGACACGGACGTGATGTGCATGTCTATTTGCGTCGACTAGAGACTGTCGTGATTAATTTACTCAGCCAGCTTGGACTAACTGCCCAGCAAGTTGCTGGGCAAACAGGTGTTTGGGTTGAAACTGCTCAGGGCCTTAGAAAAATCTGCTCGATTGGAGTTGGCGTTCGCAAGTGGATTACTTATCACGGACTGGCTTTGAATGTTAATCCAGATCTTTCATATTTTCATTCAATTTCGCCGTGTGGACTAGCAGCTGGAGTAATGACCTCACTTGCTGAGTTACTCGGCAGCGCGTGTCCGAGCATGGATCAAGTTAAAAACTTAATGACGGAAGCTTTTAAGTCAGAGTTTGATTTTTCTCACGATCACACTAATCCACTCAATCGACCTGCTTGGATTAAAGTCAAGGCCCCGGGTTCTCAAGGCTACGGGGAAACAGATCAAGTTGTAAAAAACTTACGCCTCGTAACTGTTTGTGAAGAGGCGCAGTGTCCAAATATTGGTGAATGTTGGACGCATCATACCGCGACATTTATGATCATGGGCGAGCTGTGCACACGGCGCTGTAGCTTTTGCTCTGTGAAGGACGGTGTTAAGGCCAACCTAGACCCGCTAGATCCACTTGAGCCCTATCGTGTGGCTAAGGCAGTGCAAGAATTAGGACTTGAGCATGTCGTGGTTACATCAGTTAATCGTGATGATGTTGCCGACATGGGAGCAAGTCACTTCTATCAAACTGCTAAATTGCTTCATCAACATGTTCCAGCTTGCCGGATCGAGTTTCTCATCCCCGATATGCAGGGACGTCGCGAGTTAATAGAAATTATTTTGAAAGATAATTTGCTTAGCGTGTTAAATCATAATTTTGAAACTGTACCACGCTTATACCGCACAGTTCGCCCCGGAGCCCAGGTGCAGCGGTCATTAAACATCCTCAAGTGGGCTAAGGAAATTCAGCCAGAAGTTAAAACGAAATCTGGAATTATGCTTGGCTTAGGTGAGACGCGACAAGAAGTTTTAGAAGTAATGGATCTACTGAGATCTGTGGGATGCGATATTTTAACGATTGGTCAGTATCTGCGGCCCTCGCAAAAACAACTACCAGTTCAGCGCTTTGTCACGCCTGTTGAATTTAAAGATTATGCTGAAGAAGCTTATCTGCGGGGTTTTGCACATGTAGAATCAGGCACATTTGTGCGTAGTTCTTACCACGCCTGGAAGCATGCTGATGGCGCAGAGGAAGCGCTACGATCAGCGGCACAGGCTTAAGGTCAAGCATCCTAAGTCGGTCATATTTTGAGCGAATAGCAGGTGAGTATCTTGCTTGAATAAGCTAGCCAGAAGAGGTTGCTTGGCAGATCCACAAAGCAGTGGGCATTTGTCTCTGACCCTTGCTCAAAAAAATAGAAATCAAAAAAATAAAATTTGACTTGGGACAATCGCGCTGTTACAATTATTTCTATGCATTGTCAGACGAATTCATATCGCTACGCATATCTATACCCACTTTCGTGGGTTTAATTATTCTTTTCTGTAATCATTAGTTTTCGTTTTTAAGCAATTTTTTGAAGGATTTAACCTAGATGGACTCGTTTATTGAAATGGACGTCATTGACGACCCAACTGAACTCAGTTTAGACCCAAAGCACCCAGGTATTAATGACCCAAGCTACGTATTGCGTCGTAAAGCTTTTTTTTACTTAGCCCGCGACTTACGGTTGCAAAACTTATCTGTGCCTGTTGTTGAATATACTCAAGCCGAGCACCGGCTTTGGTCGACGATTGCGACAAAGCTTGATTTACTGCATCGCAAACACGCTTCTCGCATCTTTCTGGAAGGTAAGTCTGCCCTGGCTTTTGCCGCTGAAACCATCCCGCAAGCTCGTGACTTAGACCGTCTATTGCAAGACACAACTGGATTCTCGCTTACACCAGCGGAAGGACTCCTTGCAGGTAAAACGTATTTTATTGGCTGGTCTGAGGGGAAAATGCCGGTGACACTTTTTTTACGTCACCCCA is from bacterium and encodes:
- a CDS encoding 2-oxo acid dehydrogenase subunit E2: MALEITMPQLSDTMSEGTIIKWYKQVGDSVKRGDALAEVATDKANLEIESFNEGTILRIDAQIGAAVKVGAVIAILGKPGEQVAEKSTTEKSNTETHKPLTGGQVSPQVQVPTTPQSSLKEPSLKQSSYFQSPSVSDERIKISPLAKNVAKSHGIDVSTLQGTGEGGRIVRRDIEQALQAPSVSQPAQRTPQNFSATQSVPAQIFISGATKTEPLSKMRQTIATRMVESVTTIPHFYVTTKICMDAAVEMRESLKTLPQYEGLSYNHIIIKAAALALQRHPIINSCYREGSVYQPGAINIGIITAVPGGLLIPIVKHADQLSLADIVVESRGLVQRARAGKPKADDLVDGTFSISNMGMFDVENFTAIINPSQGAIIAVSAIQKEPIVEGTVIRPAAVMRVTASVDHRIIDGVMAGEFLSELKRILEQPIFVLA
- the lipA gene encoding lipoyl synthase is translated as MLTVIDRSQPSSSIPEAYDRTLRLQLDLLEEKAANRGLEDYLIYVEHDHVYTTGRGTELVVAGQTQVPTIEISRGGQATYHGPGQLVAYPIFDLNRHGRDVHVYLRRLETVVINLLSQLGLTAQQVAGQTGVWVETAQGLRKICSIGVGVRKWITYHGLALNVNPDLSYFHSISPCGLAAGVMTSLAELLGSACPSMDQVKNLMTEAFKSEFDFSHDHTNPLNRPAWIKVKAPGSQGYGETDQVVKNLRLVTVCEEAQCPNIGECWTHHTATFMIMGELCTRRCSFCSVKDGVKANLDPLDPLEPYRVAKAVQELGLEHVVVTSVNRDDVADMGASHFYQTAKLLHQHVPACRIEFLIPDMQGRRELIEIILKDNLLSVLNHNFETVPRLYRTVRPGAQVQRSLNILKWAKEIQPEVKTKSGIMLGLGETRQEVLEVMDLLRSVGCDILTIGQYLRPSQKQLPVQRFVTPVEFKDYAEEAYLRGFAHVESGTFVRSSYHAWKHADGAEEALRSAAQA